Proteins encoded together in one Polaribacter reichenbachii window:
- a CDS encoding flavin reductase family protein: MLSINPKEIPTGKFHGYLLGAIAPRPIAFASTIDIDGNPNLSPFSFFNVFGSNPPILIFSPARRVRDNTTKHTLNNVLETKEVVINVVNYAIVQQMSLSSTEYPDGVNEFEKTGLTMLKSEEIKPFRVAESPVQFECKVNDVIFTGDEGGAGNLIVCEVVKMHINDNVLDDNGAIDQHKIDLVARAGGSYYTRARDGFFEIPKPISTLGIGVDNIPSEIRNSTVLTGNNLGMLGNIEQLPTADTVNNFGKEHPNFIGLESTKKHTFAQDFLSKNDVESAWKVLLLK, from the coding sequence ATGTTAAGTATCAATCCAAAAGAAATACCAACAGGAAAATTTCACGGCTATTTATTAGGTGCAATTGCACCAAGACCAATTGCATTTGCAAGTACAATAGATATTGATGGCAATCCTAATTTATCACCTTTTTCTTTCTTTAATGTATTTGGCTCAAATCCGCCAATATTAATATTTTCTCCTGCAAGAAGAGTAAGAGATAATACCACAAAACATACTTTAAATAATGTCTTAGAAACCAAAGAAGTAGTAATTAATGTTGTAAATTATGCTATTGTTCAGCAAATGTCTTTGAGCTCTACAGAATACCCTGATGGTGTAAATGAGTTCGAAAAAACTGGTTTAACAATGTTAAAATCCGAAGAAATAAAACCATTTAGAGTTGCTGAATCTCCTGTGCAATTTGAGTGTAAAGTAAATGATGTTATTTTTACTGGTGATGAAGGTGGAGCAGGAAATTTAATTGTTTGCGAAGTTGTTAAAATGCACATAAACGATAATGTTTTAGATGATAATGGAGCAATAGACCAACATAAAATTGATTTGGTAGCTAGAGCAGGAGGTAGTTATTACACAAGAGCTAGAGATGGTTTTTTCGAAATTCCGAAACCAATATCAACTTTAGGAATTGGAGTTGACAATATTCCATCAGAAATTAGAAACAGCACTGTTTTAACAGGTAATAATTTGGGTATGTTAGGTAATATTGAACAATTGCCAACTGCTGACACTGTTAATAACTTTGGTAAAGAACACCCAAATTTTATTGGGTTAGAATCTACAAAAAAACATACATTTGCGCAAGATTTTTTAAGTAAGAATGATGTAGAAAGTGCTTGGAAAGTACTTTTATTAAAATAA
- a CDS encoding DUF3127 domain-containing protein, with protein MEVIGKVKIIGEVQTFGANGFRKRDVVVTTDDQYPQMISVEFHQDKTDLLNNYKVGQDVKISINLRGREWINPQGEAKYFNSIVGWRIENLGQSAAPSNLPPVDQFEPASKVSDDEPDDLPF; from the coding sequence ATGGAAGTTATTGGTAAAGTAAAAATTATTGGAGAAGTACAAACTTTTGGTGCTAACGGATTTAGAAAAAGAGATGTAGTTGTAACTACAGATGATCAATACCCACAAATGATTAGCGTAGAATTTCATCAAGACAAAACAGATTTGTTAAACAACTATAAAGTTGGTCAAGATGTTAAAATTTCAATTAATTTAAGAGGTAGAGAGTGGATTAACCCACAAGGAGAAGCAAAATACTTTAACTCAATTGTTGGTTGGAGAATAGAAAACTTAGGTCAGTCTGCAGCACCTAGCAACTTGCCTCCAGTAGATCAGTTTGAGCCAGCATCTAAAGTTTCTGATGATGAGCCAGATGATTTACCATTCTAA
- a CDS encoding DUF1456 family protein: MGLTNNDIFKKLRVAHKLRDTDIIDICALVDFKVTKGELGAIFRKEDHPKYVECGDQFLRNFLNGLIIHLRGPMPKKS, encoded by the coding sequence ATGGGATTAACAAATAACGATATTTTCAAAAAATTAAGAGTAGCACACAAATTACGTGATACAGATATTATAGATATTTGTGCTTTGGTAGATTTTAAAGTTACAAAAGGCGAGTTAGGTGCAATTTTCAGAAAAGAAGATCATCCTAAATATGTAGAATGTGGAGATCAATTTCTTCGTAATTTTTTAAACGGATTAATTATTCACTTGCGAGGGCCAATGCCTAAAAAATCGTAG
- a CDS encoding YqaA family protein: protein MLKRKKPKKSQGKKFKLVHKYYKITGFYSFVGKNLKSAILPILGIIVAIFLFNKYVYNINDGLHHFTETFSRLTVLSVFFLSETILGLIPPEIFIAWTKKTDAPILNLAILATLSYSGGLISYFIGRMALKIESVKEYLEVKMAKNLANTRKWGGILVLVGALLPLPFSIACMAAGMIKYPFKNVFFFGLFRFARFAIYAWAIFKVVH, encoded by the coding sequence ATGCTAAAAAGAAAAAAACCTAAAAAATCTCAAGGTAAAAAATTTAAACTTGTACATAAGTATTATAAAATTACTGGCTTTTATTCTTTTGTAGGTAAAAATCTAAAAAGTGCAATTTTACCTATTTTAGGAATTATAGTAGCTATCTTCTTGTTTAACAAATACGTTTATAACATTAATGATGGTTTGCATCATTTTACAGAAACATTTTCTAGACTTACAGTTTTATCTGTATTTTTTCTATCAGAAACTATTCTAGGATTAATTCCGCCAGAAATTTTTATTGCTTGGACAAAGAAAACTGATGCTCCTATTTTAAACTTAGCTATTCTAGCCACATTATCTTATTCAGGTGGTTTAATATCATATTTTATAGGAAGAATGGCGCTTAAAATAGAATCTGTAAAAGAATATTTAGAGGTTAAAATGGCTAAAAACTTGGCCAATACTCGTAAATGGGGAGGAATTTTAGTTTTAGTTGGTGCATTATTGCCTTTACCCTTTTCTATTGCTTGTATGGCTGCTGGTATGATAAAATATCCTTTTAAAAATGTATTTTTCTTCGGATTATTTCGTTTTGCAAGATTTGCAATTTATGCTTGGGCAATTTTTAAAGTAGTACATTAA
- the aat gene encoding leucyl/phenylalanyl-tRNA--protein transferase — protein MIWLTEKIEFPDYKYATVDGILALGGDLSENRLIYAYKNGIFPWFSEDDPIVWYCPPERMVLFPADVKVSKSMRKIINKNEFIITENQAFEEVIYNCKSINRKDGFGNWITDDMEQAYINLHKRGVAKSIEVWKPLGSTQSNSKMELVGGLYGLEINTVFCGESMFSKVSNASKLAFIHLAKNKNYKLIDCQIYNEHLASLGAKEIDRDLFLEILKG, from the coding sequence TTGATTTGGCTCACTGAAAAAATAGAATTTCCTGATTATAAATACGCTACAGTTGATGGTATTTTAGCTTTAGGTGGCGATTTGTCTGAAAATCGTTTAATTTACGCTTACAAAAACGGAATTTTCCCTTGGTTTTCTGAAGATGATCCTATTGTTTGGTATTGTCCACCAGAAAGAATGGTTTTATTTCCTGCGGATGTGAAAGTGTCTAAATCGATGCGAAAAATCATTAATAAAAATGAATTTATAATTACAGAAAATCAAGCTTTTGAAGAGGTAATTTATAACTGTAAAAGCATCAACAGAAAAGATGGTTTTGGTAATTGGATTACTGATGATATGGAGCAGGCTTACATCAATTTACATAAAAGAGGTGTTGCAAAATCTATAGAGGTTTGGAAACCTTTAGGCTCCACTCAAAGTAACAGTAAAATGGAACTTGTTGGTGGTTTATACGGATTAGAAATTAATACTGTTTTTTGCGGAGAAAGTATGTTTAGTAAAGTTTCTAATGCTTCTAAATTGGCATTTATTCATTTGGCTAAAAACAAAAATTATAAGTTGATAGATTGCCAAATTTATAATGAACATTTAGCAAGTTTAGGTGCAAAAGAAATTGATAGAGATTT